Proteins encoded within one genomic window of Candidatus Methylomirabilis tolerans:
- the ppsA gene encoding phosphoenolpyruvate synthase: MTSSPMDDFVRWFDEIDLTDIPLVGGKNASLGEMYQNLKAHGVQVPYGFAITAAAYRRFIRESGCEAKVREQLKGLNTADILDLRSRGKAIRTIILDAPLPLALQKEIAVAYERLCREYGPNTDVAVRSSATAEDLPDASFAGQLETYLNVHGVAGLLEACRKCFASLFTDRAISYREDKGFDHLSVALSIGVQKMVRSDVGAAGVMFTIDTESGFRDCILINSAYGLGENVVQGSVTPDEIYVFKPTLLKGFRPILQRTMGSKEWKLVYDEEGSKQTKNVPVACDDRQRFAIEGDDILQLARWGCAIEEHYTRRSGRYTPMDIEWAKDGKSGELFILQARPETVQSVKRMDLLRVYRLEEAAEPLLAGKSVGEMIGQGRARIIADPRHMEQFHNGEVLVTDKTDPDWEPIMKKAAAIVTNRGGRTSHAAIVSRELGIPAVVGTEQGTEVIADGEAITVSCAEGDAGYIYRGLLRFTVREIDLGTLGRPRTKIMLNVANPREVFSLAAIPNDGVGLARVELIIGHTIRIHPMALVRYDTLTDQAARAEIALLTGGYDDKPQYFVDKLAEGVGMIAAAFYPKDVIVRLSDFKTNEYANLVGGKEFEPTEENPMLGFRGASRYYNDRYREGFALECRALWKVREEMGFTNVKLMVPFVRTVAEGEKVLAEMARHGLTRGENSLEVYVMCEIPSNVLLAEEFAEIFDGFSIGSNDLTQLTLGVDRDSELVAKIFDERNQAVKKLVTSVITTARTQGRKIGICGQAPSDYPEFAQFLVEEGIDSISLNPDAVMKMTAKVLEIEQRMAVKQMELSIVR, from the coding sequence ATGACGAGCAGTCCGATGGATGACTTCGTGCGTTGGTTTGATGAGATTGATCTTACGGACATCCCGCTGGTGGGCGGCAAGAATGCGTCGCTCGGCGAGATGTATCAAAACCTCAAGGCTCATGGCGTGCAGGTCCCCTACGGGTTTGCCATCACGGCCGCAGCCTACCGACGCTTCATCAGAGAGAGTGGTTGCGAGGCGAAGGTCAGGGAGCAACTGAAAGGGCTGAACACCGCTGACATCCTGGATCTACGCTCCCGGGGCAAGGCCATCCGGACGATCATCCTCGATGCCCCCTTACCGCTTGCACTTCAGAAGGAGATCGCAGTCGCCTACGAACGGCTGTGCCGCGAGTATGGACCAAACACCGACGTGGCAGTGCGCAGTAGCGCTACCGCCGAAGACCTGCCCGATGCGAGCTTTGCCGGCCAGCTAGAGACCTATCTGAATGTCCACGGGGTCGCCGGCTTATTGGAGGCCTGTCGGAAGTGTTTCGCTTCGCTCTTTACCGACCGAGCGATCTCCTACCGTGAGGACAAAGGCTTTGACCACCTGAGCGTGGCACTTTCCATCGGGGTGCAGAAAATGGTTCGCTCAGACGTCGGCGCCGCGGGCGTCATGTTCACCATCGACACGGAAAGCGGATTTCGCGATTGCATCCTCATCAATTCGGCCTACGGCTTGGGTGAGAATGTGGTCCAGGGATCTGTGACGCCGGATGAGATCTATGTGTTCAAACCCACGCTGCTCAAGGGCTTCCGCCCCATCCTCCAGCGGACCATGGGGAGCAAGGAATGGAAGCTCGTGTACGACGAGGAGGGAAGCAAACAGACCAAGAATGTCCCTGTCGCTTGTGACGATCGTCAGCGTTTCGCCATTGAAGGCGACGACATCCTGCAACTGGCACGCTGGGGATGCGCCATCGAGGAACATTACACCCGGAGGAGCGGCAGGTACACCCCGATGGACATCGAGTGGGCCAAGGACGGCAAGAGCGGCGAGCTGTTCATTCTTCAGGCGCGTCCCGAGACGGTGCAATCAGTCAAACGCATGGACCTGCTGCGGGTCTACCGACTGGAAGAGGCGGCAGAGCCACTCCTCGCAGGGAAGAGTGTGGGAGAGATGATCGGGCAGGGAAGGGCTCGCATTATCGCGGACCCGCGCCACATGGAACAGTTCCACAATGGCGAGGTTCTGGTGACCGATAAGACCGACCCGGATTGGGAACCGATCATGAAGAAGGCGGCTGCCATCGTCACCAATCGCGGTGGGCGGACCTCGCACGCAGCCATCGTCAGCCGCGAGTTGGGGATCCCGGCGGTGGTCGGAACTGAGCAGGGAACAGAAGTGATCGCTGACGGGGAGGCGATCACCGTCTCGTGTGCAGAGGGCGATGCCGGGTATATCTACCGGGGTCTTCTCAGGTTCACCGTTCGGGAGATCGACCTGGGCACACTTGGCCGACCCAGGACCAAGATCATGCTGAATGTTGCTAACCCGAGGGAGGTATTCAGCTTGGCGGCCATCCCAAACGACGGAGTTGGCCTGGCGAGGGTAGAGCTTATCATCGGCCATACCATCCGGATCCATCCCATGGCGTTGGTCCGCTATGACACTCTCACCGATCAGGCGGCCAGGGCCGAGATCGCTCTGCTGACCGGTGGCTATGACGACAAGCCACAATACTTTGTGGATAAGCTAGCGGAGGGGGTAGGGATGATTGCTGCCGCCTTCTACCCCAAGGACGTGATCGTCCGCCTGAGCGACTTCAAGACGAACGAATACGCCAACCTGGTTGGCGGCAAGGAGTTCGAGCCGACGGAGGAGAACCCTATGCTGGGTTTTCGTGGCGCCTCCCGCTATTACAACGACCGGTACCGGGAGGGGTTTGCCCTGGAATGCCGCGCCCTGTGGAAGGTCAGAGAGGAGATGGGCTTCACCAATGTGAAGCTGATGGTTCCCTTCGTCCGAACGGTGGCGGAGGGCGAGAAGGTGCTGGCGGAGATGGCCCGGCACGGACTCACACGTGGAGAGAACAGTCTCGAGGTGTATGTGATGTGCGAGATCCCCAGCAACGTTCTGCTTGCCGAGGAGTTTGCGGAAATCTTCGATGGGTTTTCTATCGGGTCAAACGATCTGACACAGTTGACGCTGGGGGTCGACAGGGATTCAGAGTTGGTCGCCAAGATCTTCGACGAGCGGAATCAGGCAGTCAAGAAGCTTGTCACATCGGTGATCACGACCGCACGGACGCAGGGCAGAAAGATCGGCATTTGCGGCCAGGCGCCAAGCGACTACCCGGAATTCGCGCAGTTCCTGGTCGAAGAAGGGATTGACAGCATCTCATTGAATCCGGATGCTGTCATGAAGATGACGGCGAAGGTGTTGGAGATTGAGCAGCGGATGGCAGTCAAGCAGATGGAGTTATCGATTGTCCGATGA
- a CDS encoding Hsp20 family protein: MAGRKVPVKSVKKVGSLLSELLEIERQVSERAHELFREHGWQAGHEGEYWLQAEKELLWRPCAELVETDGELRASFAMAGLTAKEIEVLAEPNHLTVRAITRHEDRQEEGTCHFCEFHRGELYRSMALPSTVIPEKAQAEMKEGMLTVILPKGKEPAGKTIRMKKA; encoded by the coding sequence ATGGCGGGTCGTAAGGTTCCTGTCAAATCGGTGAAGAAGGTTGGTTCACTGCTCAGTGAGTTGTTAGAGATTGAGCGACAGGTGTCGGAGCGCGCCCATGAGCTTTTTAGGGAGCATGGTTGGCAAGCCGGCCACGAAGGTGAGTACTGGCTGCAGGCTGAAAAGGAGCTTCTGTGGCGACCCTGTGCAGAGCTGGTTGAGACCGATGGAGAGCTTCGAGCAAGCTTTGCCATGGCCGGCCTTACCGCCAAGGAGATCGAGGTGCTGGCTGAACCCAACCACCTGACGGTGCGAGCGATCACAAGGCACGAAGACAGGCAGGAGGAAGGGACCTGCCACTTCTGCGAGTTCCATCGTGGGGAGCTCTACCGATCAATGGCCTTGCCGAGTACCGTTATCCCGGAGAAGGCTCAGGCGGAGATGAAAGAGGGGATGCTCACGGTTATCCTTCCCAAGGGGAAAGAGCCTGCCGGTAAAACAATCCGGATGAAAAAAGCGTGA
- a CDS encoding YbaK/EbsC family protein gives MTIPARVREWLDQQQVRYEVIPHREVYTAQEVAGATHIPGRAYAKVVILKGRQGLMMAVLPAKCRLDVVRMRQVVNDSTASLDPEADFAKIFTGCEPGAMPAFGNLYGVPIYCDQHLTHEATIAFPAGSHHEVIRIASSDFLRLTGAQVQEICTSAQEQAA, from the coding sequence ATGACAATTCCAGCACGGGTGCGCGAGTGGTTGGATCAACAGCAGGTGCGGTATGAGGTGATCCCTCACCGGGAGGTGTACACGGCTCAGGAGGTAGCCGGCGCCACCCACATTCCCGGTCGGGCTTATGCCAAGGTAGTTATTCTAAAAGGGCGGCAAGGCCTGATGATGGCGGTTCTGCCGGCCAAGTGTCGGCTGGATGTCGTTCGGATGCGGCAAGTCGTAAATGACAGCACGGCGAGCCTGGACCCGGAGGCGGACTTCGCGAAGATATTCACCGGCTGCGAGCCTGGGGCCATGCCCGCCTTTGGTAATCTTTACGGGGTCCCGATCTACTGTGATCAGCACCTGACACATGAGGCGACGATCGCCTTTCCTGCGGGAAGTCACCATGAGGTGATCCGAATCGCGTCCAGCGACTTCCTCCGATTGACAGGCGCTCAGGTGCAGGAGATCTGCACAAGCGCGCAAGAACAAGCCGCGTGA
- a CDS encoding adenosine-specific kinase, with amino-acid sequence MAVNFISVTIHKPDSVNLVLGQAHFIKTVEDLHEALVTAVPGIAFGLAFCESSGPCLVRWSGTDQELTELARGNAQAIGAGHSFLIFLRNCFPINVLSAIRQVPEVCGIYCATANQVEVILAETPNGRGIVGVVDGLSPKGVEQESDIAARKALLRQFGYKL; translated from the coding sequence ATGGCGGTAAATTTCATCTCAGTGACCATCCACAAACCTGACTCGGTCAACCTGGTCTTGGGGCAGGCGCACTTCATCAAGACCGTTGAGGACCTGCACGAGGCCCTTGTGACGGCTGTGCCTGGTATTGCCTTTGGGCTCGCATTCTGCGAGTCCTCTGGACCGTGCCTGGTGCGATGGAGCGGAACCGACCAGGAGCTGACGGAGCTGGCGCGGGGCAACGCCCAGGCTATCGGGGCCGGCCACAGCTTCCTGATCTTCTTGCGGAACTGCTTTCCGATCAATGTCCTTTCGGCCATTCGTCAGGTGCCCGAGGTGTGTGGCATCTACTGCGCGACTGCCAACCAGGTGGAGGTGATTCTGGCTGAAACGCCCAACGGGCGGGGTATCGTAGGGGTCGTAGATGGACTGTCACCAAAAGGGGTCGAGCAGGAATCCGACATCGCCGCGCGTAAGGCGCTGCTCCGCCAGTTCGGCTATAAACTGTAA
- a CDS encoding CDC48 family AAA ATPase: protein MQQAQTAEGIRLKVAEAGQEDVGRGIVRVSDAAFAALELERGEILSIIGERETAALVAAARSADQGLDVIRVDGVIRTNAHASIGDYVQVRKAPWRDAQKVTLAPARKGLRAVAPGEVLRQALLYRPVVRGDLISVGTASRSKEIVPPGMYPEELFRGLLGSLAIGLGEVRLVVAGTVPSGIVRINPQTEVELLPEYVETKETRLPDITYDDIGGLGEVISEIREVVELPLKHPELFDRLGIAPPKGVLLHGPPGTGKTLLAQALANEAKAHFATINGPEIMGRFYGESEERLRAIFQEGQDNPPAIIFIDELDSIAPKREAVMGEVERRVVAQLLTLMDGLMPRGNVIVIGATNRVGAIDLALRRPGRFDREIELRVPDRNGRRQILTIHTRAMPLAPDVNLDWVADLTHGCVGSDLAALCREAALNALRRVLPDLDLRLETFPAEVLERLVVTHEDFNQALRRIRPSALRELFIEVPRVTWSDVGGLADVKRALRESVELPLTHPQAFERLGIKPPKGVLLYGPPGTGKTLLAKAVANEAKANFMLAKGSDLLSKWYGESEQRIREFFAKARQVAPAIVFFDEVDALVPRRGTAAGEPHVTERIVNQLLSELDGLEELRGVVILGATNRPDLIDPALLRPGRFDALVYVPVPDAAARHEILIVHTRHMALTDDVDLKDLVRRTDRFTGADLALICMRAAQLALRKDLEAKAVTHADFLAALSETLPSVTEGMEREYAEVGKRLRQGAPQPDHPPGGHYL from the coding sequence ATGCAACAGGCTCAAACGGCGGAAGGTATTCGTCTGAAGGTGGCCGAGGCGGGTCAGGAGGACGTCGGCCGCGGGATCGTCCGTGTCAGCGATGCGGCCTTTGCCGCCCTGGAGTTGGAGCGAGGCGAAATCCTTTCCATTATCGGAGAACGGGAAACGGCTGCCCTGGTGGCAGCGGCCCGCTCGGCCGATCAAGGCCTGGATGTGATCAGGGTCGACGGCGTGATTCGCACCAATGCCCATGCCAGCATAGGGGATTACGTGCAGGTGCGAAAGGCTCCCTGGCGGGATGCGCAGAAGGTGACGCTGGCTCCCGCCCGCAAAGGCTTGCGTGCCGTCGCCCCCGGCGAGGTTCTTCGCCAGGCGCTCCTCTACCGTCCTGTGGTTCGTGGCGACCTGATCTCAGTCGGGACCGCCTCACGCTCAAAGGAGATTGTCCCGCCCGGGATGTATCCGGAGGAACTTTTCAGAGGATTGCTGGGCTCCCTGGCGATAGGGCTTGGCGAGGTGCGCCTGGTCGTCGCCGGCACCGTCCCGTCCGGCATTGTGCGCATCAATCCCCAAACCGAGGTGGAGCTCCTGCCGGAGTACGTGGAGACCAAGGAGACCCGCCTCCCGGATATCACCTACGATGACATCGGCGGGCTAGGCGAGGTAATCAGTGAAATCCGGGAGGTTGTCGAGCTGCCGCTCAAGCATCCGGAGCTGTTCGATCGGCTTGGGATCGCACCGCCCAAGGGTGTGCTCCTTCACGGCCCTCCAGGGACCGGCAAGACCCTTCTGGCCCAGGCCCTGGCCAATGAGGCCAAAGCCCACTTCGCCACCATCAATGGACCAGAGATCATGGGGCGCTTCTATGGCGAATCAGAGGAACGGCTGCGAGCCATCTTTCAGGAAGGGCAAGACAACCCACCCGCCATCATCTTCATCGACGAGTTGGATTCCATCGCCCCCAAGCGCGAGGCGGTGATGGGTGAGGTGGAACGGCGGGTCGTGGCCCAACTTCTGACATTAATGGATGGCCTCATGCCACGCGGCAACGTGATTGTCATCGGGGCTACGAACCGCGTCGGCGCGATCGATCTGGCATTGCGCCGCCCAGGCCGCTTTGATCGAGAGATTGAACTGCGCGTGCCGGACCGCAATGGGCGGCGCCAGATCCTCACGATCCACACGCGAGCCATGCCCCTTGCGCCAGACGTAAATCTGGATTGGGTGGCAGACCTTACGCATGGATGCGTCGGGTCAGACCTGGCCGCTCTCTGCCGTGAGGCCGCTCTGAATGCGCTACGGCGCGTCCTCCCGGATCTGGATTTGAGGCTTGAGACGTTCCCGGCCGAGGTCTTGGAGCGCCTGGTCGTCACCCATGAGGACTTCAACCAGGCCTTGCGGCGGATCCGTCCTTCTGCCCTTCGGGAGCTGTTCATCGAGGTCCCTCGGGTCACCTGGAGCGATGTCGGCGGCCTGGCCGACGTGAAAAGGGCCCTTCGGGAGTCTGTGGAGCTGCCCCTGACCCATCCTCAGGCCTTCGAGCGCCTCGGCATCAAGCCACCCAAAGGGGTCCTGCTCTACGGTCCGCCGGGGACCGGGAAGACCCTCCTGGCCAAGGCCGTCGCCAACGAGGCGAAGGCCAACTTCATGCTGGCCAAAGGGAGCGATCTGCTCTCCAAGTGGTACGGCGAGTCGGAGCAACGGATTCGAGAGTTCTTCGCCAAAGCTCGCCAAGTGGCTCCGGCCATCGTATTTTTCGACGAGGTGGATGCCCTTGTGCCGCGACGCGGCACGGCGGCAGGCGAACCGCATGTGACCGAGCGGATCGTGAACCAGCTTCTTTCCGAGCTGGACGGCCTGGAGGAGCTGCGCGGCGTCGTCATTCTGGGAGCGACCAATCGGCCAGACCTCATCGATCCGGCGCTGCTGCGCCCCGGGCGCTTCGATGCGCTGGTCTACGTGCCGGTCCCGGACGCCGCCGCCCGCCACGAGATCCTCATTGTTCATACCCGTCACATGGCCCTCACCGACGACGTGGACCTGAAGGACCTTGTCCGCAGGACCGACCGGTTTACCGGGGCTGACCTGGCCTTGATCTGCATGCGTGCCGCCCAGCTTGCCCTGCGCAAGGACCTGGAGGCCAAGGCGGTCACCCACGCCGACTTCCTGGCCGCCCTTTCCGAGACACTCCCGTCTGTCACCGAGGGTATGGAGCGGGAGTACGCCGAGGTCGGCAAACGCCTGCGCCAGGGCGCCCCGCAACCCGACCACCCCCCCGGCGGCCACTATCTGTAG
- a CDS encoding universal stress protein has product MIPRYRKLLVPTDFSPLGNTAISHAYAILAEQGGTVILCHVTEVHGPPSPLYAHYSPWGALSGQERTELRQTLLNSLESLVPAEASAEGLVTTEVRVVETPLLVHEAICQEATTLDVDLIVMASHGHSGVTRLLLGSVAEHVLRLVDRPVLIVRSRE; this is encoded by the coding sequence ATGATACCGAGGTATCGAAAACTGCTGGTGCCTACGGATTTCTCGCCCCTCGGGAACACCGCCATCTCCCACGCATATGCTATTCTGGCGGAACAGGGCGGGACCGTCATCCTCTGCCACGTGACTGAAGTACACGGACCGCCGAGCCCGCTCTACGCTCACTACTCACCATGGGGCGCACTTTCCGGGCAGGAGCGGACGGAACTCCGGCAGACACTGCTCAACTCGCTTGAATCACTTGTGCCTGCGGAAGCCAGCGCAGAGGGGTTGGTGACAACGGAAGTGCGGGTGGTAGAGACCCCTTTGTTGGTCCACGAGGCGATCTGCCAGGAGGCCACGACTCTGGATGTAGACCTCATCGTGATGGCATCTCATGGCCATTCCGGGGTGACTCGCCTGCTCCTTGGCTCAGTAGCAGAACACGTATTACGGTTAGTCGATCGCCCCGTCCTTATTGTTCGCAGCCGGGAGTGA
- a CDS encoding sulfurtransferase: MKRMMMAVMTAITLIAAAPGLVLAAGYGNPQFLVDTDWLVSHLNDRDLRIIDMRNSPEEYAAGHIPGAVHLPVNQVRLALKESGFALPPDYEIEERLGQLGITKETMVVVYDDQGGFNASRLFFTLEYAGHKKVALLNGGITKWVAEKRALSNALQQVSKTVYQIHTETQRVAPASWIVANLGKPNLALVDSRSPAEFRGEDIRAKRGGHIPGAVNIEWTQNLTGDKTFKSADELLALYSQAGVTKDKTIVSYCQTMHRGAVTYFTLRLLGYPDVRGYDRSWSEWGNDPTLPAKW; this comes from the coding sequence ATGAAGCGGATGATGATGGCAGTCATGACAGCGATAACGCTGATTGCGGCGGCTCCAGGATTAGTTCTGGCTGCCGGTTACGGTAACCCGCAGTTTCTGGTAGACACCGACTGGCTGGTCTCGCACCTTAATGACCGGGATCTGCGGATCATCGATATGCGCAACAGCCCGGAGGAGTACGCGGCCGGACACATTCCTGGCGCGGTCCACCTTCCTGTTAATCAAGTTCGTCTGGCCTTGAAAGAGTCAGGTTTCGCGCTGCCTCCAGATTATGAAATCGAGGAGCGACTGGGGCAGCTAGGGATCACCAAAGAGACGATGGTGGTGGTGTACGACGACCAGGGAGGGTTCAACGCCTCACGCCTGTTCTTTACTCTCGAATATGCCGGCCACAAAAAGGTCGCACTGTTGAACGGAGGCATCACGAAATGGGTAGCCGAAAAGCGGGCCCTCTCGAACGCGCTGCAGCAGGTGAGCAAGACGGTCTATCAGATCCATACCGAGACGCAACGCGTGGCGCCGGCGAGCTGGATCGTTGCAAATCTGGGAAAGCCGAATCTCGCCCTGGTGGATTCCCGGTCGCCTGCTGAATTTCGCGGTGAGGATATTCGGGCCAAGCGGGGAGGCCACATCCCAGGGGCTGTGAACATCGAGTGGACGCAAAATTTGACCGGCGACAAGACATTCAAGTCAGCCGATGAACTCCTGGCCCTCTATAGCCAGGCAGGGGTGACGAAAGATAAGACGATCGTAAGCTATTGCCAGACCATGCATCGTGGAGCCGTTACCTACTTCACGCTTCGACTCCTGGGATATCCGGACGTTCGGGGGTACGATCGTTCCTGGAGCGAGTGGGGCAATGATCCTACGCTGCCGGCAAAGTGGTGA
- a CDS encoding galactose-1-phosphate uridylyltransferase, translating to MGELRRDPVANRWVIIDPERPDREAGLKVEAQPPPPLSGPCPLCPGNEAMTPPEIAAFGEPSRQPNQAGWWVRVTPDLQPLCRIEGDFDRRPEGPFDVMNAIGAHEIVIESPEHHLTWAELPEQQLERVLRIYKLRSLDLRMDERFRSLIVVKNHADAASILSHPHSHVLALPFVPFGLEEELRGCREFYARKDRCAFCDIILHERVSRVRRVVETDHFVVLAPFASRFPFETWLLPLRHASDFARIGDRELIDLAGLLKRMMQMIGKVLGNQACTIVLHTTPFDESHTHDYHWHLEILPKTAPVVGFGWGARLFVNPVPPEEAAALMGQAM from the coding sequence ATGGGTGAGTTGCGGCGTGATCCGGTAGCAAATCGCTGGGTGATCATTGACCCGGAACGGCCGGATCGAGAGGCGGGCCTGAAAGTGGAAGCGCAGCCGCCTCCACCGCTTTCCGGCCCATGTCCGCTTTGTCCGGGTAATGAGGCGATGACTCCGCCAGAGATCGCCGCATTTGGCGAGCCCTCGCGTCAGCCGAATCAGGCCGGCTGGTGGGTGCGAGTCACCCCTGACCTGCAGCCCCTGTGCCGGATTGAGGGTGATTTCGATCGACGGCCGGAGGGACCCTTCGACGTGATGAACGCCATAGGGGCCCATGAGATCGTCATAGAGAGTCCAGAGCACCATTTGACATGGGCGGAACTCCCGGAGCAACAGTTGGAGCGGGTCCTGCGCATCTACAAGCTGCGGAGCCTTGACCTCCGCATGGATGAGCGGTTCCGATCGCTGATTGTGGTAAAGAACCATGCAGACGCGGCGAGCATCCTTAGTCATCCCCATTCCCACGTACTGGCTTTGCCGTTCGTCCCGTTCGGACTTGAAGAGGAGTTGCGCGGCTGTCGAGAGTTCTATGCAAGAAAGGATCGCTGTGCCTTCTGTGATATTATACTCCATGAGCGGGTCTCCCGCGTCAGAAGGGTGGTAGAGACCGACCACTTCGTGGTGCTGGCACCCTTTGCCTCTCGGTTTCCTTTCGAGACGTGGCTGCTGCCCCTTCGTCACGCCTCCGATTTCGCGCGGATCGGTGATAGAGAGCTGATCGATCTCGCCGGCCTTCTGAAGCGGATGATGCAGATGATCGGGAAGGTTCTCGGCAACCAGGCCTGCACCATAGTCCTCCACACCACCCCATTTGACGAATCGCATACGCATGATTATCACTGGCATCTCGAGATACTGCCGAAAACCGCACCCGTAGTAGGATTCGGGTGGGGTGCGCGGCTCTTTGTGAACCCGGTTCCACCTGAGGAGGCGGCCGCTTTAATGGGGCAAGCGATGTAG
- a CDS encoding nicotinamidase — translation MCLPGHQKLTLTQGDALIVVDVQNDFLPSGSLAVPQGDEVVPALNRYLTAFIRRGLPIIVTRDWHPPNHCSFQPYGGPWPPHCVAGSEGAAFAPALELPVSSILITLKGTQPEQDAYSAFDGTELDARLRAQGVGRLFVGGLATDYCVLCTVKDGLKAGYAVVLLQDAIRAVNVRPGDGERAEAEMIRQGAIPIRLEMLAA, via the coding sequence ATGTGTCTACCGGGACATCAGAAGCTCACCCTGACCCAGGGTGACGCCCTGATCGTTGTAGATGTCCAGAACGATTTCCTGCCTAGCGGTAGCTTGGCGGTCCCGCAGGGCGATGAAGTAGTTCCGGCGCTCAATCGCTATCTGACCGCTTTTATACGCAGAGGATTACCGATCATCGTCACCCGAGATTGGCATCCGCCCAACCACTGCTCCTTTCAGCCCTATGGCGGACCGTGGCCCCCTCACTGTGTGGCGGGATCAGAAGGCGCGGCATTTGCCCCTGCCCTCGAACTCCCCGTTTCCAGTATCCTTATCACCCTCAAGGGTACGCAGCCTGAGCAGGACGCCTATTCCGCATTTGACGGGACGGAGCTGGATGCACGCTTGCGCGCGCAGGGCGTAGGGCGTCTCTTCGTCGGCGGCTTGGCTACCGACTACTGCGTGTTGTGCACCGTGAAGGACGGCCTGAAGGCCGGGTACGCGGTCGTCCTTTTGCAGGATGCGATCCGGGCCGTTAATGTGCGCCCCGGTGACGGGGAGCGGGCGGAGGCGGAGATGATCCGACAGGGGGCCATACCGATCCGACTGGAGATGCTGGCTGCATGA
- a CDS encoding nicotinate phosphoribosyltransferase → MNLPSSLLLTDLYQLTMLQGYVEQGMEEQATFEFFVRKLPPVRNFLLAAGLEQTLDFLENLCVTPEELEWLRTCGHFRPTLVDYLETLRFTGDVHAMPEGTVFFPDEPIVRITAPLPQAQLVETRLINLVHFQTLIASKAVRSVLVAPGKLLVDFGLRRAHGAEAGLLAARASYLAGFSGTSAVAAAPQFGIPIYGTMAHSFIQAHEDETAAFERFAYANPDNVVLLIDTYDTEAAAAKVVSLAPTLRQKGIAIQGVRLDSGDLAEHARKVRRILDEGGLSDAVIFASGNLDESSVEQLLAAQAPIDGFGIGTRMDTSADAPYLDCAYKLEEYAGRARRKRSEGKATWPGRKQVYRRYDVDGRMSGDILTLEDDPQEGEPLIQPVMRAGKRLADATPLTALRERARSQLARLPHRLRTLEKGPDYPVQVSPALRDLAKAVDEHRA, encoded by the coding sequence ATGAATCTTCCATCGAGCCTGCTGTTGACTGACCTCTATCAGCTCACCATGCTGCAAGGGTATGTCGAGCAGGGGATGGAGGAGCAAGCGACCTTCGAGTTCTTTGTACGCAAGCTGCCGCCGGTGCGTAATTTCTTGCTGGCGGCGGGACTTGAACAGACATTAGACTTCCTCGAAAACCTGTGCGTTACACCGGAGGAGCTGGAGTGGCTGAGGACCTGCGGCCATTTTCGGCCGACCCTCGTAGATTACCTGGAAACGCTGCGTTTCACCGGCGACGTACACGCGATGCCTGAAGGGACGGTCTTCTTCCCTGATGAGCCGATTGTGCGGATTACCGCCCCGCTCCCACAAGCCCAGCTCGTGGAGACACGCCTGATCAACCTGGTGCACTTCCAGACCCTGATCGCTTCTAAGGCGGTACGTTCGGTGCTCGTGGCCCCTGGGAAGCTCCTGGTCGATTTCGGTCTGCGGCGGGCCCACGGGGCTGAGGCCGGGTTGCTGGCGGCGCGTGCCAGTTACCTGGCGGGGTTCTCTGGAACTTCCGCAGTTGCTGCGGCGCCACAGTTTGGGATACCGATCTACGGGACGATGGCACACTCCTTTATTCAAGCTCACGAGGATGAGACGGCAGCCTTTGAGCGCTTCGCATATGCCAACCCGGACAACGTCGTCCTACTCATCGACACCTATGACACCGAGGCGGCTGCGGCGAAGGTCGTCTCTCTGGCACCCACGTTGCGACAGAAAGGCATCGCCATCCAGGGGGTACGCCTGGATAGCGGTGATCTCGCGGAACATGCCCGCAAGGTGCGGAGGATTCTTGATGAGGGCGGGTTGTCCGACGCCGTGATCTTCGCCAGCGGGAACCTGGACGAGTCCAGCGTGGAGCAGTTGCTCGCCGCACAAGCCCCGATTGATGGCTTTGGCATCGGTACGCGCATGGATACCTCCGCCGATGCCCCCTATCTGGATTGTGCCTATAAGCTGGAGGAGTACGCTGGACGGGCACGTCGCAAGCGTTCTGAGGGGAAGGCGACATGGCCTGGCCGTAAGCAGGTCTATCGCCGGTATGACGTTGACGGTCGCATGTCCGGTGATATCCTGACGCTGGAGGATGATCCACAGGAAGGCGAGCCATTGATCCAGCCGGTGATGCGTGCCGGCAAGCGCCTCGCCGACGCTACCCCCCTTACGGCGCTTCGTGAGCGCGCACGCAGCCAACTCGCGCGCTTGCCGCATCGGCTGCGGACACTTGAGAAAGGACCGGACTACCCCGTCCAGGTCTCTCCTGCGTTGCGCGACCTGGCCAAGGCCGTGGACGAACACCGGGCCTGA